Proteins encoded by one window of Enterobacter pseudoroggenkampii:
- a CDS encoding SulP family inorganic anion transporter: protein MLRFVIARTEACPNQRTVMSLPHSAVSPEDRVANVLRSPKQLTRETLAGVITALALIPEVISFSVVAGVDPKVSLIASVVLCLALSVLGGRPAMVTAAAGSVALVIGPMVHQHGVQYILPAVLMAGVIQILFGVLGMARLMRFIPQSVMTGFVNALGILIFFAQVPHFWSRSPLIVGLFVLTLLIVLWVPRYLKSIPSPLIAIVVLTVFTVSTGQILPTVGDEGSMSGGLPGLTELLVPLNAQTLSIIWPCALSIAFVGLLESLLTAKLVDELTAKPSGKRRESIGLGVGNILAGFYGGIAGCAMIGQTIVNVEMGKGRSRISTLAAGIVLLILVTALSDVMANIPMVVLAGIMAIVAVKTFSWHSLQPATLKTAPIAETVVMLVTVAATVSTGNLAIGVLGGIIVMALLPARIKRRLKEEKSSPAQEK from the coding sequence ATGTTGCGTTTTGTGATCGCGCGCACGGAAGCCTGCCCTAACCAGCGAACTGTTATGTCCTTACCCCATTCTGCTGTATCCCCCGAAGACCGCGTAGCCAACGTACTGCGTTCCCCTAAGCAGCTGACGCGTGAAACGCTGGCGGGCGTGATTACCGCCCTGGCGCTGATCCCCGAGGTCATCTCATTTTCGGTGGTGGCGGGCGTTGACCCGAAGGTCAGCCTGATCGCCTCCGTGGTGCTGTGTCTTGCCCTGTCCGTGCTGGGCGGTCGTCCGGCGATGGTCACGGCCGCGGCCGGTTCCGTGGCGCTGGTTATTGGGCCGATGGTGCATCAGCACGGCGTACAGTACATTCTTCCCGCCGTGCTGATGGCAGGCGTGATTCAGATTCTGTTTGGCGTGCTGGGCATGGCAAGGCTGATGCGCTTTATTCCCCAGTCGGTCATGACCGGGTTTGTTAACGCCCTCGGGATATTGATTTTCTTTGCGCAGGTTCCCCATTTCTGGAGCCGAAGCCCGCTGATTGTGGGCCTGTTCGTGCTGACGCTGCTGATCGTGCTGTGGGTGCCGCGCTATCTCAAAAGCATCCCTTCCCCGCTGATTGCGATTGTTGTGCTTACCGTGTTCACCGTTTCAACCGGTCAAATCCTGCCGACCGTGGGCGATGAAGGCTCCATGAGCGGCGGTTTACCGGGTCTTACCGAACTTCTGGTCCCCCTCAATGCACAGACGCTGAGCATTATCTGGCCGTGCGCGTTGAGCATCGCGTTTGTCGGCCTGCTGGAATCCCTGCTGACGGCAAAGCTGGTGGATGAGCTGACCGCGAAACCGTCAGGTAAACGCCGCGAAAGCATTGGATTAGGCGTCGGCAATATTCTGGCCGGATTTTATGGCGGTATTGCGGGCTGCGCGATGATTGGGCAAACCATCGTTAACGTGGAGATGGGAAAAGGCCGAAGCCGCATTTCAACCCTTGCAGCGGGCATTGTGCTGCTGATCCTGGTCACGGCACTCAGCGACGTGATGGCCAACATCCCGATGGTGGTGCTGGCGGGCATTATGGCGATCGTCGCCGTCAAAACCTTCAGCTGGCACAGCCTTCAGCCCGCCACGTTGAAAACGGCCCCGATTGCAGAAACGGTCGTCATGCTGGTCACCGTTGCCGCCACGGTATCAACCGGCAATCTGGCGATTGGCGTGCTGGGCGGGATTATCGTTATGGCGCTACTCCCCGCCCGCATTAAGCGTCGGCTTAAAGAAGAAAAATCGTCGCCAGCCCAAGAAAAATAA
- the eco gene encoding serine protease inhibitor ecotin, which yields MKNAPKFAIALIAAACVSTSAFASETPKEQPLEKVAPYPKADKGMKRQVIQLPAQQDEANFKVELLIGKTLEVDCNQHRLGGQLESKTLEGWGYDYYVFDKVTSPVSTMMACPDGKKEKKFVTAYLGDNSLLRYNSKLPIVVYTPENVEVKYRVWKAEETVGQAVVR from the coding sequence ATGAAAAACGCACCTAAATTTGCCATCGCACTCATCGCCGCCGCGTGTGTCAGCACCAGTGCTTTCGCCAGCGAAACACCTAAAGAGCAGCCGCTGGAAAAAGTCGCCCCGTATCCGAAAGCGGATAAAGGAATGAAGCGTCAGGTGATTCAGCTGCCGGCACAGCAGGATGAAGCGAATTTCAAAGTGGAGCTGTTAATTGGCAAGACGCTGGAAGTGGACTGCAACCAGCATCGCCTGGGTGGTCAGCTGGAAAGCAAAACGCTGGAAGGCTGGGGTTACGACTACTACGTCTTTGATAAAGTCACCTCGCCGGTCTCCACCATGATGGCCTGCCCGGATGGCAAGAAAGAGAAGAAATTTGTGACGGCGTATCTGGGCGACAATAGCCTGCTGCGCTACAACAGCAAGTTGCCGATCGTGGTCTATACGCCTGAAAACGTGGAAGTGAAGTATCGCGTGTGGAAGGCAGAAGAGACTGTCGGACAAGCGGTAGTACGTTAA
- a CDS encoding phage terminase small subunit P27 family — MSGPPKTPTHLRLVRGNPSKRPINENEPKPPSGVPPTPKHFDKQGKYWFKRMADELDAIGVMSQLDARALELLVEAYTEYRHHCDTLEVEGYTYRTETQSGDVLIKAHPAAIMKADAWKRLRAMLGEFGMTPASRSKVNAKGPDAVDPLTEFMKARD, encoded by the coding sequence ATGTCTGGACCACCGAAAACCCCGACCCATCTACGTTTGGTGAGGGGTAACCCATCAAAACGCCCGATCAATGAGAACGAACCAAAACCCCCTTCAGGGGTACCCCCAACGCCGAAGCATTTCGACAAGCAGGGGAAATACTGGTTTAAACGGATGGCCGACGAGCTTGATGCTATCGGTGTGATGTCTCAGCTGGACGCAAGAGCCCTTGAGTTGCTGGTTGAGGCTTATACCGAATACCGGCATCACTGCGACACGCTTGAAGTTGAGGGCTACACCTACCGGACCGAAACGCAGAGCGGGGATGTGCTGATCAAGGCTCACCCGGCGGCCATTATGAAAGCTGATGCCTGGAAACGTCTGCGCGCCATGCTCGGTGAGTTTGGCATGACGCCAGCCAGCCGCTCTAAGGTGAATGCCAAAGGTCCTGATGCGGTTGATCCGCTTACTGAGTTTATGAAAGCGAGGGATTAA
- a CDS encoding HNH endonuclease: protein MPALIPRACRKRGCPGTTTDRSGYCPKHLNEGWQQHQRGQSRHQRGYGSKWDRLRPLVLDRDKHLCQECLRNGRYTPAETVDHITAKANGGTDDLSNLESLCKPCHRAKTAVERLK, encoded by the coding sequence ATGCCTGCGTTAATACCGAGAGCATGCCGCAAGCGTGGCTGCCCTGGCACAACCACCGACCGCTCAGGCTATTGTCCCAAACACCTTAATGAAGGCTGGCAGCAGCATCAGCGAGGACAGAGCAGGCATCAGCGAGGTTATGGCAGCAAGTGGGACAGGCTGCGCCCACTCGTTCTCGACAGAGATAAGCACCTTTGTCAGGAATGCCTGCGAAATGGAAGGTATACACCCGCTGAGACGGTGGACCACATCACCGCCAAAGCAAATGGGGGGACCGATGACCTGTCCAACCTCGAAAGCCTCTGCAAGCCTTGCCACAGGGCGAAGACAGCGGTCGAAAGACTCAAATGA
- the mqo gene encoding malate dehydrogenase (quinone) codes for MKKMTAMLFSLAVGLNTVSMAAKADAPKEQETDVLLIGGGIMSATLGTYLQELQPDWSMTMVERLDGVAQESSNGWNNAGTGHSALMELNYTPQKKDGSISIEKAVEINEAFQVSRQFWSHQVNSGVMHDPHSFINTVPHMSFVWGEQNVNFLRARYAALQQSTLFRGMKYSEDHAQIKEWAPLVMEGRDPNQKVAATRTEIGTDVNYGEITRQLVTSLKKKENFNLQLSTEVRGFKRNADNSWSVTVADLKNNEAEHVIKAKFVFIGAGGAALKLLQESGIPEADDYAGFPVGGQFLVSDNPEVVNRHLAKVYGQASVGAPPMSVPHIDTRMLDGKRVVLFGPFATFSTKFLKNGSLWDLLSATTTSNVKPMMDVGLDNFDLVKYLISQVMLSDDDRFEALKEYYPQAKKEDWRLWQAGQRVQIIKRDPKEGGVLRLGTEVVSDKDGTIAALLGASPGASTAAPIMLHLMEKVFKDKVASPEWQAKLKTIIPSYGTKLNGNVSATEQELEYTSRVLQLQYIKPQAADAAPKAELKPQPENKPVADIAL; via the coding sequence ATGAAAAAAATGACTGCCATGCTCTTTTCTCTGGCCGTGGGGCTTAACACCGTCTCCATGGCGGCGAAAGCTGACGCACCAAAAGAGCAGGAAACGGACGTCCTTTTAATTGGTGGCGGTATCATGAGCGCCACGCTGGGAACCTATCTGCAAGAACTGCAGCCGGACTGGTCAATGACCATGGTCGAGCGCCTTGATGGCGTGGCGCAGGAGAGTTCGAACGGCTGGAACAACGCCGGTACCGGCCATTCGGCACTCATGGAACTGAACTATACGCCGCAGAAAAAGGACGGTTCCATTAGTATCGAGAAGGCGGTAGAGATCAACGAAGCATTCCAGGTTTCTCGCCAGTTCTGGTCTCATCAGGTCAACAGCGGCGTGATGCACGACCCGCACTCCTTCATCAACACCGTACCGCACATGAGCTTTGTGTGGGGTGAGCAGAACGTCAACTTCCTGCGCGCGCGCTACGCCGCTCTGCAGCAGAGCACGCTGTTCCGCGGGATGAAATACTCTGAAGACCACGCGCAGATTAAAGAGTGGGCTCCGCTGGTCATGGAAGGTCGTGACCCGAATCAGAAAGTGGCGGCGACCCGTACCGAAATTGGTACCGACGTTAACTACGGTGAAATTACCCGTCAGCTGGTGACGTCTCTGAAGAAAAAAGAGAACTTCAACCTGCAGCTCAGCACTGAAGTGCGTGGTTTCAAGCGCAACGCGGATAACAGCTGGAGCGTGACCGTTGCCGATCTGAAAAACAACGAAGCCGAGCACGTCATCAAGGCGAAGTTTGTCTTTATCGGTGCGGGCGGCGCGGCGCTGAAGCTGCTGCAGGAGTCCGGTATTCCGGAAGCTGACGACTACGCGGGCTTCCCGGTGGGCGGTCAGTTCCTGGTGTCCGATAACCCGGAAGTGGTGAACCGTCATCTGGCAAAAGTGTACGGTCAGGCCTCTGTTGGCGCACCGCCGATGTCTGTTCCGCACATCGACACCCGTATGCTTGACGGCAAACGCGTGGTGCTGTTTGGGCCGTTCGCGACCTTCTCCACGAAGTTCCTGAAAAATGGTTCCCTGTGGGACCTGCTCAGCGCAACCACCACCTCTAACGTCAAGCCGATGATGGACGTGGGTCTGGATAACTTCGACCTGGTGAAATACCTGATTAGCCAGGTGATGCTCTCTGACGACGATCGTTTCGAGGCGCTGAAAGAGTACTATCCGCAGGCGAAGAAAGAAGACTGGCGTCTGTGGCAGGCGGGTCAGCGCGTACAGATCATCAAGCGCGATCCGAAAGAGGGTGGCGTGCTGCGTCTGGGCACCGAAGTGGTGAGCGATAAGGACGGCACCATCGCCGCGCTGCTGGGTGCGTCACCGGGTGCGTCTACCGCTGCGCCAATCATGCTGCACCTGATGGAAAAAGTGTTTAAAGATAAAGTCGCCAGTCCGGAATGGCAGGCGAAGCTGAAGACCATTATTCCATCCTATGGCACGAAGCTGAATGGTAACGTGAGCGCGACGGAGCAGGAGCTGGAATACACCAGCCGCGTACTGCAGCTGCAGTACATCAAACCGCAGGCTGCGGATGCTGCGCCAAAAGCGGAGCTGAAGCCTCAGCCGGAAAACAAACCGGTTGCGGATATCGCGCTGTAA
- a CDS encoding DUF551 domain-containing protein, producing the protein MDNRYEIAEQNGMSREFVDWFFDNKKAGCGNVWFMMMAAMWEGWQGRAAMLQGAEPVTTDYKLPANTPCKDAPEHIWLQTAGVWPENGEFSELTWCSDNQHPDDTLYVRADVVSGNSPVMPDGWIPVSGRMPEAEGRYWCYVEEQNCLGKSHYQWNCSWNGDRWWVESDNGGRVTHWMELPAAPQQEVK; encoded by the coding sequence ATGGATAATCGCTACGAAATAGCAGAGCAGAACGGGATGAGCCGAGAGTTTGTTGACTGGTTCTTTGATAACAAAAAGGCTGGCTGTGGAAACGTCTGGTTCATGATGATGGCGGCAATGTGGGAAGGATGGCAAGGACGAGCCGCCATGCTTCAGGGTGCCGAACCTGTAACGACGGATTACAAGTTGCCAGCCAATACGCCATGCAAGGATGCGCCAGAGCATATTTGGCTTCAGACTGCTGGAGTATGGCCGGAGAACGGCGAGTTCAGCGAATTAACGTGGTGCAGCGACAATCAGCACCCTGACGACACGCTATATGTTCGCGCCGACGTCGTGTCTGGCAACTCTCCGGTGATGCCGGATGGTTGGATTCCGGTAAGCGGGCGGATGCCGGAAGCTGAAGGTCGTTATTGGTGCTATGTCGAAGAACAGAATTGCCTTGGTAAAAGCCACTATCAATGGAACTGTTCATGGAATGGTGATCGGTGGTGGGTTGAAAGCGATAATGGCGGGCGCGTAACTCACTGGATGGAACTGCCAGCAGCACCGCAGCAGGAGGTGAAGTGA
- a CDS encoding ASCH domain-containing protein has product MANLQLAVNGEYFDQMKSGEKTEEYRLVTSFWSKRILARNYDRLIITRGYPKRDDLSKRIDVPYGGYEVKVITHPHFGPDPVEVFAIKVNIDGQ; this is encoded by the coding sequence ATGGCTAACCTGCAGCTTGCTGTTAACGGTGAATACTTCGACCAGATGAAGTCCGGCGAGAAAACAGAAGAGTATCGCCTGGTAACATCATTCTGGAGCAAGCGGATTCTGGCAAGGAATTATGACCGCCTGATTATCACCCGTGGCTATCCAAAGCGCGATGACCTGAGTAAGCGCATCGATGTCCCTTACGGCGGCTACGAAGTGAAGGTGATAACACACCCGCACTTCGGGCCTGACCCGGTGGAGGTCTTCGCTATCAAGGTGAACATTGATGGCCAGTAA
- a CDS encoding phage integrase Arm DNA-binding domain-containing protein translates to MAARPRKRENRNLPDFLLFDKATGQYRFTLITGKRKSIGTDRIMAIAIAKEYNLRMRPENVPSVESLIRDSGGINGEAQPFSDHVDRIMSRAVADEKPSPSTLDDWNNDVFRVKEFFSNIPACDIELEHVNQFINRYHADASANVQNRKVSFLKKLFSYAVDESLMMDNPAARKKMRRVEEKKRKRLPFDIFIAMRNAAEPWLKTAMDLALQTTHARLEVSRIKYSIREPKNGVCGCVWLDEPENGIYGTLYIHRQKVQKKEASHVAIPIGGELKRIIDDSRDSVASPYVVHRIPERNNKRSKEVSHPTQVAPDYLSRSFSALRDKLGLCDHLPMDERPTFHEIRALAAHLFDSQGIDPQGRMAHSDAKSTKIYTSNHIDWVMVPHGEIKAG, encoded by the coding sequence ATGGCCGCAAGACCACGCAAAAGGGAGAACCGCAATCTCCCTGACTTCCTGCTTTTTGATAAAGCAACAGGCCAATATCGCTTTACGCTTATAACCGGAAAACGTAAAAGCATTGGAACTGATCGCATAATGGCAATCGCCATTGCAAAAGAATACAACCTCAGAATGCGACCTGAAAATGTGCCATCAGTTGAAAGCTTGATTAGAGACTCGGGCGGAATTAATGGAGAAGCTCAACCATTCAGTGACCATGTTGACCGAATTATGTCCCGCGCCGTTGCCGATGAAAAACCATCACCAAGCACCCTGGATGATTGGAATAATGACGTGTTCAGGGTAAAGGAATTTTTTTCCAATATCCCGGCTTGTGACATTGAGCTTGAACACGTGAACCAATTTATTAATCGGTACCATGCTGATGCATCCGCTAACGTTCAAAACCGAAAGGTAAGCTTTCTCAAAAAACTTTTCTCTTATGCAGTTGATGAATCATTAATGATGGATAACCCGGCAGCGCGTAAAAAAATGCGACGTGTTGAAGAGAAGAAACGTAAGCGCCTTCCTTTTGATATCTTCATTGCAATGAGAAACGCTGCTGAGCCATGGTTAAAAACAGCTATGGATTTGGCGCTGCAGACGACACATGCCCGCCTAGAAGTTTCACGAATAAAATATTCGATAAGAGAACCGAAAAACGGCGTTTGTGGATGTGTATGGTTAGACGAACCTGAAAACGGGATATACGGTACGTTGTACATCCATCGTCAGAAGGTTCAAAAGAAAGAGGCATCACACGTAGCGATCCCAATTGGAGGGGAGCTGAAGAGGATTATTGACGATAGCCGGGATAGTGTTGCCAGCCCATATGTCGTACATCGAATACCTGAACGAAATAACAAACGTAGTAAAGAGGTTTCACACCCTACTCAGGTAGCACCTGATTATCTTAGCCGTTCGTTCTCTGCACTACGTGACAAGCTTGGATTATGTGACCATCTTCCAATGGATGAGCGCCCAACATTTCACGAGATAAGGGCGCTGGCCGCGCATTTGTTTGATAGTCAGGGTATCGATCCTCAAGGAAGGATGGCTCATAGTGACGCCAAGTCAACGAAGATTTATACCAGCAATCATATCGACTGGGTTATGGTCCCACACGGTGAGATCAAGGCAGGCTAG
- a CDS encoding glycosyltransferase family 2 protein, whose translation MQVTIDGVPYAPVCAISSKIGIAITTHQRADVLKRTLEQHMKHLPAGALMVVIDDGSRPAAVVPHGVQLLRHETSLGIVASKNASLSALIDAGCEHLFLWDDDAWPIADNWHLPYIESTEPHLAYQFLDLAGPRKINDMTVLYRDDKHIAYTGQRGVMLYYHRSAIEKVGGFDPVYGRGMYEHPDLALRIYNAGLTSWAFADVVGSEKLIHSMDEYEEGARSIPRPEREALDKKNAVIYGQRRDSGYTGYAEYRSQRDVVITTLLTSQPDPQRGTKMAAEPDMLAKWASSLRNCGRIALVDELQTAPAGVELYRVPDVKMNVYFRRWLHIWQHLRDHPEYRFVWCTDGTDVEMLRAPWEEMQPGKVYAGSEPKTYADTWAKQNHPERIYQEFIEAHRGDVMLNAGLLGGSRADVMAFAHGIIRLYYRIESYRFWKKEQAGAAVGDMLAFGIVAQSFADRLVTGPLVHTVFKTDGIGGEATWWKHK comes from the coding sequence ATGCAGGTCACTATTGATGGTGTCCCATATGCACCCGTCTGCGCAATTTCATCGAAGATCGGGATTGCAATAACGACACACCAGCGCGCCGACGTTCTGAAACGAACGCTAGAACAGCACATGAAGCACCTGCCAGCCGGTGCGCTGATGGTGGTTATCGATGACGGTTCAAGGCCTGCAGCGGTAGTGCCACACGGCGTGCAACTGCTTCGCCATGAAACATCACTCGGCATTGTTGCTTCGAAGAACGCCAGCCTGTCAGCCCTGATAGATGCCGGGTGCGAGCATCTTTTTTTATGGGATGATGATGCCTGGCCGATCGCCGATAACTGGCACCTGCCATATATCGAATCTACAGAGCCGCACCTGGCTTATCAGTTTCTCGATCTGGCTGGTCCGCGAAAGATTAACGATATGACCGTTCTGTACCGGGATGATAAGCATATTGCTTACACTGGGCAGCGCGGAGTGATGTTGTACTACCACCGCAGCGCCATCGAGAAGGTGGGCGGGTTCGATCCGGTGTATGGCCGGGGCATGTATGAGCATCCTGATCTGGCGCTTCGGATTTATAACGCTGGCTTAACGTCCTGGGCGTTTGCTGATGTGGTTGGCTCTGAAAAGCTGATTCATTCGATGGATGAATACGAAGAGGGCGCGCGCAGCATACCGAGGCCTGAACGTGAAGCGCTCGATAAAAAGAACGCTGTGATTTACGGGCAGCGCCGGGATTCAGGATATACAGGCTATGCCGAATATAGATCTCAGCGCGATGTGGTAATAACAACGTTGCTTACCAGCCAGCCAGACCCGCAGCGCGGTACGAAAATGGCGGCCGAACCTGACATGCTGGCTAAATGGGCCTCATCACTTCGGAATTGTGGCCGTATCGCGCTGGTGGATGAACTGCAGACGGCACCGGCAGGCGTTGAGCTGTATCGTGTTCCTGACGTGAAGATGAATGTCTACTTCCGGCGCTGGCTGCATATCTGGCAGCACCTGCGCGATCACCCTGAATACCGGTTCGTCTGGTGTACTGATGGTACCGATGTCGAAATGCTCCGCGCACCGTGGGAAGAGATGCAGCCAGGTAAGGTTTATGCAGGTTCAGAACCGAAGACCTACGCCGACACCTGGGCGAAACAGAATCATCCTGAGCGTATCTATCAGGAATTCATTGAAGCGCACCGCGGTGATGTGATGCTTAACGCTGGTCTGCTGGGTGGCAGCCGCGCTGATGTAATGGCGTTCGCTCACGGCATCATCCGTCTTTACTACCGGATCGAGAGTTATCGTTTCTGGAAGAAAGAACAGGCTGGCGCTGCTGTGGGCGATATGCTGGCGTTCGGTATTGTCGCGCAGTCATTCGCTGACAGGCTGGTCACCGGACCTCTGGTTCATACCGTTTTCAAAACTGATGGAATCGGTGGGGAGGCTACATGGTGGAAACACAAGTGA
- a CDS encoding DUF2534 family protein: MVRAKLKTPEGRKFLLALLVVFMIAAACVGRATIVGVIEQYNIPLSAWTTSMYVLQSAMIFVYSLVFTVLLAIPLGIFFLGGREKH, encoded by the coding sequence ATGGTTCGAGCAAAACTGAAAACGCCTGAAGGCCGCAAATTCCTCCTGGCGCTGCTGGTTGTGTTTATGATAGCTGCCGCATGCGTGGGGCGTGCCACCATTGTTGGCGTCATCGAACAGTACAACATTCCTCTCTCTGCCTGGACAACCAGCATGTATGTCCTGCAATCGGCGATGATCTTCGTCTACAGTCTGGTGTTCACCGTTCTGCTGGCCATCCCGCTGGGCATTTTCTTCCTGGGCGGACGTGAGAAGCACTAA
- a CDS encoding MFS transporter, which yields MLSRFATLSRIPKGVWVVGGVSMLMDISSEIIHSLLPLFMVTTLGASVIFIGLIEGLAEATALFIKVFSGAISDYLGKRKGLAVLGYGLGALSKPLFAIASSSGMILGARLIDRVGKGIRGAPRDALVADVTPPELRGAAFGLRQSMDTIGAFLGPLLAVGLMLLWNDDFRTIFWIAVIPGALAVALLFFGLHEPKTPVEHKRTNPIKKENLRRLGKGCWWVIGLGAIFTLARFSEAFLVLRAQQSGVPLALIPLVMVAMNLLYFLSAYPFGKLSDGMSHTRLLQWGLVMLIGADVVLALSTHWAGMLLGVALWGVHMGMTQGLLAAMIAKTAPADLRGTAYGIFSLVSGVGLLVASLGAGAIWETFGAEYTFYAGAVICLVTLVYLRKTPDEAK from the coding sequence ATGTTATCCCGGTTTGCAACGCTCAGCCGGATCCCGAAAGGAGTCTGGGTTGTGGGTGGCGTCAGTATGCTGATGGATATCTCTTCGGAGATCATTCATAGCCTGCTGCCGTTGTTTATGGTTACGACGCTGGGCGCCAGCGTGATTTTCATTGGTTTGATTGAAGGCCTGGCTGAGGCCACGGCGCTGTTTATCAAGGTGTTTTCCGGCGCCATCAGTGACTATCTGGGCAAGCGTAAAGGGCTGGCGGTTCTGGGCTACGGTCTTGGCGCGTTGAGTAAACCGCTGTTCGCTATTGCCTCTTCCTCCGGCATGATCCTTGGGGCTCGCTTAATTGACCGGGTGGGGAAGGGGATCCGGGGAGCGCCGCGCGATGCGCTGGTCGCTGACGTTACGCCGCCGGAACTCCGCGGCGCGGCCTTTGGTTTGCGTCAGTCGATGGACACCATTGGCGCATTTCTCGGGCCGTTGCTGGCCGTAGGCTTAATGCTGCTGTGGAACGATGATTTTCGTACCATTTTCTGGATCGCGGTGATCCCCGGCGCGCTCGCCGTGGCGCTGCTTTTCTTCGGCCTGCATGAGCCTAAAACCCCTGTCGAGCATAAACGAACGAACCCTATCAAAAAAGAGAACCTCAGGCGCCTCGGGAAAGGCTGCTGGTGGGTTATTGGTCTGGGGGCCATCTTCACGCTCGCACGTTTCAGTGAAGCATTTCTTGTGCTTCGCGCTCAGCAGTCGGGTGTGCCGCTGGCGCTGATCCCGCTGGTGATGGTGGCCATGAATCTGCTCTATTTCCTCTCTGCCTATCCGTTTGGCAAGTTATCTGACGGGATGAGCCACACCCGATTACTGCAGTGGGGGCTGGTGATGCTGATTGGAGCAGATGTTGTGTTGGCGCTGAGCACCCACTGGGCTGGAATGCTTCTGGGCGTTGCGCTTTGGGGAGTGCATATGGGGATGACGCAGGGGCTGCTGGCGGCAATGATTGCGAAAACTGCGCCTGCGGATCTGCGCGGTACCGCCTACGGCATTTTTAGTCTGGTCAGCGGCGTGGGATTGTTAGTCGCCAGCCTGGGGGCAGGAGCCATCTGGGAGACGTTTGGCGCAGAATATACGTTCTATGCCGGAGCGGTGATTTGTCTGGTTACGCTGGTGTACCTGCGCAAAACCCCGGACGAGGCGAAATAA
- the mgtE gene encoding magnesium transporter — protein MSVLKKNSARQRDQERARLIWLLTTDKAVTSTLLGKLTLAEQYDVGTLADDIAEVGALVAHLPPPDLADTLEALPSEERHALWRLVQDHERGQVLLEASENVWDDLIDEMSDRDILDALQTLDIDEQIYLVQHLPRNLTGRLLASLPADERARVRQVMHYEKNSVGAIMEFGVITVRPDVTLGTVQRYLRRLGKMPDNTDKLFVTSRDKTLLGELELKTILLNSTQRKVSEVMENEPMVFSPEDDAEKAARTFERDDLVSAAVVDSVGKLMGRLTIDEIVDVVYEETDNDLRALGGISAEDDVHASVGKAVKTRWAWLAINLCTAFIASRVIDGFEHTISQLVALASLMPIVAGIGGNTGNQTITMIVRALALENIQPGNFAFLIFREMGVALINGLVWGGIMGGITWWLYDDMALGGVMMLAMVLNLLVASMMGVIIPLTMTKLGRDPAVGSSVMITAITDTGGFFIFLGLATIFLL, from the coding sequence ATGTCGGTATTAAAGAAAAACAGCGCCAGACAGCGTGACCAGGAGCGCGCGCGACTGATCTGGCTTCTCACGACCGATAAAGCGGTCACCTCTACGCTATTAGGCAAACTGACCCTGGCTGAGCAATATGATGTCGGCACCCTGGCCGACGATATTGCTGAGGTAGGTGCGCTGGTTGCTCACTTACCCCCGCCGGATCTGGCGGATACCCTGGAAGCGCTTCCCTCGGAAGAACGTCACGCCCTGTGGCGTCTGGTGCAGGATCACGAGCGCGGGCAGGTGCTGCTCGAGGCCTCTGAAAACGTCTGGGACGACCTGATCGACGAGATGAGCGACCGGGATATTCTTGACGCTCTGCAAACCCTGGATATCGACGAGCAGATTTACCTCGTTCAGCACCTGCCGCGCAACCTGACCGGCCGCCTGCTGGCGTCACTGCCTGCCGATGAACGCGCGCGCGTGCGTCAGGTGATGCACTACGAGAAAAACAGCGTCGGCGCGATCATGGAGTTCGGCGTTATCACGGTGCGCCCGGACGTGACGCTCGGCACCGTGCAGCGCTATCTGCGTCGCCTGGGCAAAATGCCGGACAACACCGATAAACTGTTTGTCACCTCCCGGGATAAAACCCTGCTCGGCGAACTGGAGCTGAAAACCATCCTGCTCAACAGCACCCAGCGGAAGGTGAGCGAGGTGATGGAAAACGAGCCGATGGTCTTCTCCCCGGAAGACGATGCGGAGAAAGCGGCGCGTACCTTCGAACGTGATGACCTGGTGAGTGCCGCCGTTGTGGACTCCGTCGGCAAACTGATGGGGCGTCTGACCATCGATGAGATCGTTGATGTGGTCTACGAAGAAACCGACAACGATCTGCGTGCGCTCGGGGGGATCAGCGCCGAAGATGACGTCCATGCCTCCGTCGGCAAGGCGGTGAAAACCCGCTGGGCGTGGCTGGCCATTAACCTGTGTACCGCCTTTATCGCCTCCCGGGTGATTGACGGTTTTGAACACACCATTTCGCAGCTGGTGGCGCTGGCCTCGCTGATGCCGATTGTGGCCGGAATAGGCGGCAACACCGGAAACCAGACCATCACCATGATCGTCCGCGCGCTGGCGCTGGAAAATATTCAGCCCGGTAACTTCGCCTTTCTGATCTTCAGAGAGATGGGCGTGGCGCTGATCAACGGCCTGGTGTGGGGCGGTATTATGGGCGGCATTACCTGGTGGCTGTATGACGATATGGCGCTGGGTGGGGTGATGATGCTGGCGATGGTGCTAAATTTGCTGGTGGCATCAATGATGGGGGTCATTATCCCGCTGACGATGACCAAACTGGGGCGCGACCCCGCGGTGGGGTCGAGCGTGATGATCACCGCCATCACCGATACCGGCGGTTTCTTTATTTTTCTTGGGCTGGCGACGATTTTTCTTCTTTAA